The Candidatus Binatia bacterium DNA window ATAACGGTCCTGCGGTTGACCATATCCCTGCGCCGCCGCGGGCGCAGCGGCGAACGGGCTTACGCCCGCCGCCGGCGCCGAGAGAAGACTCAACGCGAGCAAAACGGCCAATGGTTTTTTAATAGTATCCTTATTCATTTTTGTCCTCCTCCGATTACCCTCGGGTGTTTACCCTGTATACATCAACTGGACACGAATAGTTAGACGTGCGAATTGGGTTAAAAGGGTACAGATAGCCATCTAGTTGAAAATGCAGAAGTTTGCTCTGATTCTTACTTCCCCGGCATCAAAATCTCTTTGAGCTTCGACACCTCCTTCGGCTGCAGCTTGAAGAAGCTCTGCGCGATCTTTTCCACTTCCGCGCCGGATAGGGGATTGATCGAGAGCGTGGCTTTGTTCATCTCGGCGACGAATTCCGGATCTTTCATGGTCGCGAGGAAGGCCGCGCGCAAAAGCTCCACTCGATCCTTCGGAGTCGCCGGCGGCAGGGCGTAGACTCTGAGAATGGCCGACGCATTCAGAACCCCCGCCCGGATGATCTCGCGGCCCTCTTCGGTCTTGGCGTGTTCCAGGGCGTTGGGTACGTTGGGCAAGTCCGGCAGCCTTTGCGGGTTCACCTGTATCACCACGTTGACGTTTCCCGACTCCAGCCCCTGGCGCCACGTGGTCTTGATCGACTCCCACGTCCAGCAGCCGCCGGCAATCTCTCCCGCGTCGGCGGCCAGCCGGATCTGCGAGGTTCCCTTGTAACCTTCGACCAGCTGGATCGGCAGCCCGAGGGCCGCTTTCAAGATCCGCGGCACGTCGGAATCGTTCGCGCCCGGCGCCTCGCCGCCGAGCTTGACCGGCTCTTTGGCGGCGAGCCATCTTTCCAGGCTGGTGATCCCGCTCGCCTTGGTCAGCGCGCAGGCGGTCGAATCCTGCACCGGCACTCCGAGCCATTCGAATTTCCGCGCGTCGAACTCCACCCCCTTGGTCTCGAAGAGCTGCTGCTGCACGAGCGAGCCGATGAAGTTTCCGATCGTGAGGCCGTCGGGCTTGGCGCGGTTGTAGAGATCGTTGGCCGCGAGCAGGCTGCCGGCGCCGCCCATGTTTTCCACGATGATGGCGGGGTTGCCGGGGATGTGCTTCCCCAGATGCCGGCCGATGGCTCGCGCATACGTGTCGAAGCCGCCGCCGGCGGCGAAGCCGACGACGATCCGGACGGTTTTGCCTTTGAAAAACTGCTGCGCGTCGGCCGCATTCGTATCGGGCGCGCAGGCGAAGATTGCGAGAAGGGCGGCCGCGAAGAGAAGTCGTCTGCTCATGGAAGCCTCCTACTTACGGTCGGTTCGAAAAACAACGTAGTCGAAAAGGCGGGCGGCGGTCAATATTAAAAAAGGATGAAAATCGAAAGCCTATTGACTGTGTCGGGTGTTTTGCCGTACACCACGGCGCAAAGGAGGCAGCGATGAACGACGTGAAACATCGATACAGCGCGGAGATCCAGCGGACCAAGGGACTGCTGGAGCTGGCCGCCGGCCTCTACGACACTTCGCTCTCGTTCAAGACGCCGCGCGCCGCCGAGCGGGCGATTCAGACCGAATCGCGGGTCGGGTATTCGCTCGCGCTCGCGCTGACGGCGACGCGCGAGAAGGGCATGTCGTTGTCCTTTGCGGCCGATGGATTCCGCGAGCTGCTGAACGTGAGCCGGGGCAAGCTTTCGCTCGGCTGGATCAATCCTTCGGTGGCCGCGACCATGGCCTACAGGGGCAAGGGTTTGTTTTCCAAGCGGCAGCCGATCCGGACCGTCGCGGTGTTTCCTTCGTACGACGTCATGGCCTTCGCCGTGCACGAATCCACCGGCATCACCTCGCTCGAACAGATTCGCAAGGAGCGCGTCCCGCTCCGGCTCTCGACCGGAAGCGTCGACAAGGCGTGGCTCAAGTACAGCCCGACGATGTTCACGGTCGCCGCAGTTATGAAAGCCGCGGGATTTAGCTTCGCGAACTTGAAGCAGTGGGGCGGGAAGATCCAGTCGGTCTCGCGGCCGAGCCACCCGGACCGCCGCGCGGCGCTGGAGAACGGGACGATCAACGCTGTGTTCGACGAGGGAATCAAGAGCTGGGGGCAGACGGCGATCGACGCCGGGTTCCGCTACCTGCCCATCGAGGGCGCCATTCTCAAAAAACTGACGGCGATCGGCTATCGCCCGTCGGTTTTGCCCAAGTCGCGGTTTCCCGCGCTCGCCGCCGACGTGCCGACGGTCGATTTCAGCGGCTGGCCCATGGTGGTGCACAAAGATATGGAGGATGAAGTCGCCTATGCGATTTGCGAGGCGATCGAGGGGCGCAAGGCGCTGATGCCGACGGACAACTTCAAGCCGCTCGACATGGCGCAGCTTTGCGCCAACGACGCCGAGGCGCCGTACGACGTGCCGCTGCATCCGGGAGCTCAGCGATTTTACTTAGAACGCGGGTATTTGAAAGATGAAAGATGAAAACGGAAAGAGGCTTATTTCATTTCTTTCATCTTTCCGCTTTCAGCTTTTTTTAGTTGTCTTTGCCGCCTTTTTTGTCGTCTCGATCGACGCCTTTTTTCTGCTTGCCTTCCTGCGCTTGGGGCTGCTTGGCGCGCGGCGCTTCGCGGCCGCCCTGCTGTCCCTGGACGTTCGGCTGTCCCGGGACATCCTTACCCTGAGCCTGGCGCTCGCGTCGCGAGTCTCGGTCTACCTTTCCGGCAGGCGCGCCGCTATCCGGCTTCTGCGGCTGTGCGCCCTTGACGCTCGTCTTTCCCGGGCTGTCCTGGCCCTGGCGCGACACTCGCGGCGGCTGGTCCTGCGCGTCGCGCCCTTGTTTTTGCCGGTCCGCGTTGGCGTCTGGCGTCTTTTCGACCGAGGCCTTGAGCCGTTTGGCCGGCTCGCGCGGCGAAGAGTCTTTTTGCTTCACGTCGCTACGGTCCTCGCCCTTAGTCCGCGGGGCAACGGTGGCGCTGCCGCGGTCGCGATCTTTTTGCTGCCCTTTCTCCGCTCCCTCGCGCCGGCTCGCTCCCCGGACGTCGCCGGCGGCGCCCCGGGCCTGGTTCCGGCGCTCGACGTTGGTGAAATTGACTTCGCGGTTGACGGTGTTGAAGCGGTTCAGGTTGGTCACGTTCACGTTCCGCCGCACCACGTTGCGGTTGATGCGAACGGTATTGAAATTATTGTTGACGTAGATGTTGGTGATCCTGATGTTCGGGCGGCTGCGGACGATCCAATCACGGCCGCCGCGCCAGCCGTGGTAGTACACGCGGTGCGTGCGCCAGTCGAAGTCGTGGATCAGCCACACGCCGATCGGAAACGCCACGCCGAAGGTGATGACCGCCGCCGGCCGGAAGAAGACGATCTCGGGCTCGTAGACGGGCACGAAGATGACGTCGGGACGATACGGCACGATCTCGACGTATTCTCTCTCGACGACCACGCGATGGTAGTCGTTCGAGGCCAGGTTGCCGGCCTTCTGCGCCTGCCTCCTGAGGAACTGGACGGCGTCCATCACGTCCTCGGGCTGCTCGACGTAGGCCTGGCCCAGCGCGATCGTCCAGTCGATCTTGTCGGCCATCATATGGATGACGGACGGATAGTGGGCGACGGCCTTGACGCTCACGTCCCACGCCTGATTATCGACTGCGTTGGGGTCGCGATAACGGCGCACAAACCGCGACGCCTCCTCGATATCTTCGTCGAAGGTTGCGGCGACCAGGACCTGCGCCAGCAGCGGGTCGGGATAGAGCGCCACCGGCGCCAGCAGGTTTTCGAGCTGTTGGCGGGAATAACGGTCCTGCGCTTGACCATATTCCTGCGCCTCTGCG harbors:
- a CDS encoding TAXI family TRAP transporter solute-binding subunit, translated to MNDVKHRYSAEIQRTKGLLELAAGLYDTSLSFKTPRAAERAIQTESRVGYSLALALTATREKGMSLSFAADGFRELLNVSRGKLSLGWINPSVAATMAYRGKGLFSKRQPIRTVAVFPSYDVMAFAVHESTGITSLEQIRKERVPLRLSTGSVDKAWLKYSPTMFTVAAVMKAAGFSFANLKQWGGKIQSVSRPSHPDRRAALENGTINAVFDEGIKSWGQTAIDAGFRYLPIEGAILKKLTAIGYRPSVLPKSRFPALAADVPTVDFSGWPMVVHKDMEDEVAYAICEAIEGRKALMPTDNFKPLDMAQLCANDAEAPYDVPLHPGAQRFYLERGYLKDER
- a CDS encoding tripartite tricarboxylate transporter substrate-binding protein, with the translated sequence MSRRLLFAAALLAIFACAPDTNAADAQQFFKGKTVRIVVGFAAGGGFDTYARAIGRHLGKHIPGNPAIIVENMGGAGSLLAANDLYNRAKPDGLTIGNFIGSLVQQQLFETKGVEFDARKFEWLGVPVQDSTACALTKASGITSLERWLAAKEPVKLGGEAPGANDSDVPRILKAALGLPIQLVEGYKGTSQIRLAADAGEIAGGCWTWESIKTTWRQGLESGNVNVVIQVNPQRLPDLPNVPNALEHAKTEEGREIIRAGVLNASAILRVYALPPATPKDRVELLRAAFLATMKDPEFVAEMNKATLSINPLSGAEVEKIAQSFFKLQPKEVSKLKEILMPGK
- a CDS encoding DUF3300 domain-containing protein codes for the protein MISRDAMKKPLAVLLATAMLSAPAAGINPFATLLAEAQEYGQAQDRYSRQQLENLLAPVALYPDPLLAQVLVAATFDEDIEEASRFVRRYRDPNAVDNQAWDVSVKAVAHYPSVIHMMADKIDWTIALGQAYVEQPEDVMDAVQFLRRQAQKAGNLASNDYHRVVVEREYVEIVPYRPDVIFVPVYEPEIVFFRPAAVITFGVAFPIGVWLIHDFDWRTHRVYYHGWRGGRDWIVRSRPNIRITNIYVNNNFNTVRINRNVVRRNVNVTNLNRFNTVNREVNFTNVERRNQARGAAGDVRGASRREGAEKGQQKDRDRGSATVAPRTKGEDRSDVKQKDSSPREPAKRLKASVEKTPDANADRQKQGRDAQDQPPRVSRQGQDSPGKTSVKGAQPQKPDSGAPAGKVDRDSRRERQAQGKDVPGQPNVQGQQGGREAPRAKQPQAQEGKQKKGVDRDDKKGGKDN